A single Argentina anserina chromosome 7, drPotAnse1.1, whole genome shotgun sequence DNA region contains:
- the LOC126804119 gene encoding protein trichome birefringence-like 18 — translation MTWASAKGSISMNHYPKIVSWIAVSVGGMAMFLLFASWVLVSFPIGSTVSGYFYGVDSLQKVELSSPAGNQSLVDSPLPDNVVMSNKEDRSESSSEVPTSLNSPVGGSEAKDLPVVPVVSENGALGKPIDPQVPSGSSSSSGDENVETTHQTLSNDTNSHGQVSFSGSHKESEDVAKPDLGSSNGTVTYVGPETNDTTPSSTDSKSESIPASSHLPNDASSGSVDTGCDLYHGSWFFDSSGPQYTNNTCPVITQMQNCQGNGRPDKEYENWRWKPHQCDLPRFDARKFLELMRGKTIAYIGDSVARNHMEAMLCILWQVEAPRNRGNKKMQRYYFKSTNTFVVRIWSSWLVKQTSEAFDYAPEGVTKLHLDAPDDRLMDVLPQFDVIVFSSGHWFAKQSVYILNNEIVGGQLWWPDKSKQMKINNIEAFGISVETILTALATHPNYTGIAIVRSFSPDHYEGGAWNTGGSCTGKVRPLALGQRVENGFTNIMHEKQVSGFNHAIKKLNNKSKLKLMDITEAFEYRHDGHPGPYRSPDPNKQTKRGPDGRPPPQDCLHWCMPGPVDTWNEFVLEIIRREYEGGSNLSS, via the exons atGACTTGGGCATCAGCCAAAGGCTCTATTTCGATGAATCATTACCCGAAAATTGTTTCCTGGATTGCGGTTTCGGTGGGAGGGATGGCTATGTTTCTGCTTTTTGCTTCCTGGGTTTTAGTTTCCTTCCCAATTGGGTCCACGGTTTCGGGGTACTTTTATGGTGTTGATAGTTTGCAGAAAGTAGAGCTTTCCAGCCCTGCAGGCAATCAGAGCCTGGTTGATTCGCCGCTTCCTGACAATGTAGTTATGTCCAACAAGGAGGATAGGTCCGAGTCTAGTTCAGAAGTTCCCACGAGTTTAAATAGTCCGGTGGGTGGGTCGGAAGCTAAAGATTTGCCAGTTGTGCCGGTAGTTAGTGAGAATGGTGCATTGGGGAAACCAATTGATCCACAAGTGCCTTCTGGTTCGAGTAGTTCGTCAGGTGATGAAAATGTAGAAACAACTCATCAGACTCTCTCCAATGATACCAACTCTCATGGACAAGTGTCCTTTAGTGGATCTCACAAGGAGAGTGAAGATGTAGCAAAACCTGATCTTGGATCATCCAATGGTACGGTGACTTATGTGGGTCCGGAAACAAATGATACTACTCCCTCTTCAACTGATTCCAAATCAGAAAGCATTCCAGCTTCTTCTCATCTACCCAATGATGCAAGTAGTGGATCAGTCGATACAG GCTGTGATCTGTACCATGGAAGTTGGTTTTTTGATTCTTCAGGACCACAGTATACAAACAATACATGCCCTGTCATAACACAGATGCAAAACTGCCAGGGCAATGGGAGGCCTGACAAGGAGTATGAGAACTGGCGATGGAAACCCCATCAGTGTGATCTGCCACGCTTTGATGCCAGGAAATTTCTAGAGTTGATGAGGGGGAAGACAATAGCTTACATTGGTGATTCTGTTGCTCGAAATCACATGGAAGCAATGTTGTGCATCCTCTGGCAG GTAGAAGCCCCAAGAAACCGGGGCAACAAAAAAATGCAACGATATTATTTCAAGTCAACTAATACTTTTGTAGTACGTATTTGGTCCTCGTGGCTTGTGAAGCAGACATCTGAAGCATTTGATTATGCCCCAGAGGGTGTGACCAAGCTCCACCTTGATGCCCCTGATGACCGCTTGATGGATGTCTTACCACAGTTTGATGTGATTGTTTTCTCTTCTGGCCATTGGTTTGCTAAGCAGTCTGTTTATATCCTGAACAATGAGATTGTGGGAGGACAGTTGTGGTGGCCAGATAAGTCAAAGCAAATGAAGATTAACAACATTGAAGCTTTTGGAATATCAGTCGAGACGATTCTCACTGCTCTTGCTACACATCCAAATTATACAGGGATTGCCATTGTTCGTTCCTTTTCACCTGACCATTATGAAGGCGGGGCTTGGAATACAGGTGGATCATGCACTGGGAAAGTAAGGCCTCTTGCACTTGGTCAGAGAGTGGAAAATGGCTTTACAAATATAATGCATGAAAAACAGGTTTCGGGCTTTAATCATgcaataaagaaattgaataaCAAGTCGAAGCTGAAATTGATGGATATCACCGAAGCTTTTGAGTACCGTCATGATGGACATCCAGGTCCATATAGAAGTCCTGATCCGAATAAGCAAACAAAGCGTGGCCCTGATGGAAGGCCGCCACCACAGGATTGCTTACATTGGTGCATGCCAGGTCCAGTTGATACTTGGAACGAATTTGTGCTTGAAATCATAAGGAGAGAGTATGAAGGCGGCAGTAACTTATCTTCATGA
- the LOC126804113 gene encoding 65-kDa microtubule-associated protein 3 codes for MSNLQSEQLLQMETTCGSLLYELQIIWNEVGETDKDRDKMLLELEQECLEVYRRKVDQANRCRAQLRQAIADSEAELAAICSAMGERPVHIRQSDQSAGSLKEELSKIVPQLEEMQKRRIDRRNQFLEVVEQIQIISSEINGSTSCNSSKIGVDESDLSLRRLEELHRQLLSLQTEKNERLKQIQAHLGTLNSLCLVLGMDFKQTISEIHPSLDNSEGCKDISLDLIERLATTIKKLRDVKIQRMQMLQDLATTMLELWNLMDTPIEEQQMFQNITCNIAASEHEITERDTLSVDFINYVEAEVSRLEELKSSKMKELVLKKRTELEEICRKTHMVIEADSGIEYAIEAIESGVVDPSSLLDQIEVQVSKVKEEAFSRKDILERVDKWLFACDEECWLEEYNRDENRYNAGRGAHLTLKRAEKARALANKLPVMVDALASKTIAWEKERGTEFTYDGVRLLSMLEEYTILRDEKEQERRRQRDQKKLQGQLIAEQEALYGSKPSPSKTQCVKKGPRMSTGGASNRRLSMQAPKADSFHSTRVPATPLSRPSSRKSDRGHQNEQLNNHHDDGLTALATGRRNLSRNSSFGSNYEPESPMMRKPFAPISLPAENGTFATPMKSTNVPEEDYTKTPKVMSFVPTTPQTVSVPMQTAVTPAPPSHQPIPYAANVAEEVSPEEIEYSFEEIRAGFKLPEAAHTKSIHV; via the exons ATGTCGAATCTCCAAAGTGAGCAGCTTCTGCAAATGGAAACGACATGCGGGTCCCTTCTATATGAGCTTCAG ATAATCTGGAATGAAGTTGGAGAGACGGATAAGGATAGGGACAAGATGTTGCTTGAGCTTGAGCAGGAATGCCTCGAAGTATACAGAAGAAAGGTGGATCAGGCCAATCGGTGTAGGGCACAGCTACGTCAGGCCATTGCTGACTCCGAAGCAGAACTTGCTGCAATTTGTTCTGCAATGGGGGAGCGGCCGGTTCATATTAGGCAG TCTGATCAAAGTGCTGGAAGCTTGAAGGAAGAACTCAGCAAAATAGTTCCTCAGCTGGAGGAAATGCAGAAGAGAAGAATTGACAGAAGAAATCAATTTctggaagttgtagagcagATACAAATTATTTCAAGTGAAATTAATGGAAGCACAAGTTGCAATTCTTCTAAAATAGGTGTGGACGAAAGTGATTTATCTTTGAGAAGGCTTGAAGAATTGCACAGACAGCTCCTTTCACTCCAAACAGAGAAG AATGAGAGGCTGAAGCAGATACAGGCCCATCTGGGTACATTGAACTCGCTTTGTTTAGTTCTTGGTATGGATTTCAAACAGACAATCAGTGAGATTCATCCCAGTCTCGATAATTCagaaggatgtaaagatataagTTTGGACTTAATTGAGCGATTGGCCACAACAATAAAGAAATTGCGTGATGTTAAAATACAGAGAATGCAGATG CTTCAAGATCTCGCAACCACCATGTTGGAGCTATGGAACTTGATGGATACGCCAATAGAGGAGCAACAGATGTTTCAGAATATAACATGTAACATAGCTGCTTCAGAACATGAGATAACTGAGCGGGATACGCTATCTGTGGACTTTATCAATTAT GTTGAGGCAGAGGTGTCTCGGTTGGAAGAGTTGAAATCAAGTAAAATGAAAGAGCTTGTTCTTAAGAAGAGGACAGAGCTAGAAGAGATCTGTAGGAAGACTCATATGGTCATAGAGGCAGATAGTGGAATTGAATATGCCATTGAAGCTATAGAATCAG GAGTTGTGGACCCTTCTTCTTTATTGGATCAAATTGAGGTTCAGGTTTCAAAGGTTAAAGAGGAAGCTTTTAGCAGGAAAGACATACTTGAAAGAGTTGACAAATGGTTGTTTGCTTGTGATGAGGAGTGCTGGCTTGAGGAATATAACAGG GATGAAAACCGATACAATGCCGGCAGAGGAGCTCATCTTACTCTCAAGCGTGCTGAAAAAGCACGTGCTTTGGCCAACAAACTTCCAG TAATGGTGGATGCATTGGCTTCAAAAACCATCGCATGGGAGAAGGAGAGAGGAACTGAGTTTACTTATGATGGT GTTCGTCTGCTTTCCATGCTTGAAGAGTATACTATATTACGGGATGAAAAAGAACAAGAACGCCGAAGACAGCGG GACCAGAAAAAGCTTCAGGGTCAGCTGATAGCCGAACAAGAGGCACTTTATGGGTCAAAACCTAGTCCTTCAAAAACTCAGTGTGTAAAAAAGGGTCCCAGAATGTCAACAGGAGGTGCGAGCAATAGAAGACTGTCAATGCAAGCTCCCAAAGCTGATTCATTTCATTCCACTAGAGTGCCTGCTACTCCTCTTTCACGACCTAGTTCAAGGAAGAGTGATCGAGGCCACCAAAATGAGCAATTAAATAATCATCACGATGATGGCCTTACAGCTCTAGCCACTG GAAGGAGAAACTTGAGTCGGAATAGCTCTTTTGGTTCCAACTATGAACCAGAGTCACCCATGATGCGGAAACCCTTTGCGCCAATTTCTCTCCCTGCTGAAAACGGCACATTTGCTACTCCTATGAAGTCCACAAATGTTCCAGAGGAAGACTACACCAAGACTCCCAAGGTCATGTCTTTTGTGCCCACTACACCACAAACAGTGTCAGTACCAATGCAGACAGCCGTGACCCCGGCTCCTCCATCCCACCAACCGATTCCTTATGCCGCCAATGTAGCTGAAGAGGTCTCCCCCGAAGAGATTGAATACTCTTTCGAGGAAATCAGGGCGGGTTTCAAACTCCCTGAAGCAGCACATACCAAGTCAATACATGTCTGA
- the LOC126804140 gene encoding AT-hook motif nuclear-localized protein 7, which yields MEEKDSLMVSGVVVSNDPSQDIYRIAPRTEIHPQSVGPTMAAAAAATASPMSSGLTAGTDSLKKKRGRPRKYGADKGSPASALSPMPISSSVPLTGEFSAWKRGRGRPVDSVKKASHKYDVFESSGEKLAYSVGANFTPHILTVNTGEDVTMKIMTFSQQGSRAICILSANGTISNVTLRQPSTSGGTLTYEGRFEILSLSGSYMPTENAGTKSRSGGMSVSLAGPDGRVVGGGLAGLLIAAGPVQVVVGSFLPGHQQEHKPKKQRIESGSSPIVPIIVNSVTGEEIKGYSGLKPIMMTTSFHGDNSNSLSHPMHQNFKNSTPENNSLVAEEDSKGSGQSNCEVSC from the exons ATGGAGGAGAAAGACAGCTTGATGGTTTCTGGAGTTGTAGTGAGCAATGACCCATCTCAAGATATTTACAGGATTGCCCCCAGGACTGAAATCCACCCCCAATCTGTGGGTCCTACaatggcggcggcggcggcagcTACGGCGTCGCCGATGAGCTCAGGCTTGACGGCCGGCACGGATTCTCTAAAGAAAAAGAGGGGCCGGCCGAGGAAGTACGGGGCCGACAAGGGCTCGCCGGCGTCGGCGTTGTCGCCGATGCCGATTTCGTCGTCGGTGCCGCTCACCGGAGAGTTCTCGGCTTGGAAAAGGGGCCGGGGCCGGCCCGTTGACTCGGTCAAGAAGGCTTCGCATAAGTATGACGTGTTTGAGAGCTCAG GCGAGAAACTTGCATACTCTGTTGGTGCTAATTTTACACCTCATATCCTTACTGTCAATACTGGCGAG GATGTTACTATGAAGATCATGACATTCTCTCAACAAGGATCTCGTGCGATTTGCATACTTTCTGCAAATGGTACCATTTCAAATGTCACCCTTCGACAGCCCAGTACTTCTGGAGGTACCTTAACTTATGAG GGCCGATTTGAGATACTTTCATTGTCTGGATCATATATGCCAACTGAGAATGCAGGAACAAAGAGCAGGTCAGGTGGCATGAGCGTGTCTTTGGCAGGTCCAGACGGTAGAGTTGTTGGGGGAGGACTGGCTGGGCTATTGATAGCTGCAGGACCTGTGCAG GTTGTGGTAGGAAGTTTTCTACCAGGTCACCAGCAGGAACACAAGCCCAAGAAGCAGAGAATCGAATCAGGATCGTCACCAATTGTCCCCATCATTGTCAACTCTGTGACTGGTGAAGAAATAAAGGGTTACAGTGGATTAAAACCCATCATGATGACTACTTCCTTCCACGGAGACAATTCAAATTCGCTAAGCCACCCAATGCATCAGAACTTTAAGAATTCAACTCCTGAGAATAACTCATTGGTAGCAGAAGAAGACTCCAAAGGCTCTGGCCAATCGAACTGTGAAGTTTCTTGTTGA